From a region of the Ascochyta rabiei chromosome 22, complete sequence genome:
- a CDS encoding ribosome biosynthesis protein nip7 — MRPLTEPETKVLFEKLATYCGKGIANLIADPAGGNDRNVFRGSRCYYVRESLANLATSVARDNLLSLGICLGKFTKTGKFRLHITALSVIAPHARYKVWVKSNGEMPFLYGGNVLKAHVGRWSEDCPEHQGVVVLSMNDTPLGFGVSARSTAEARKLDPTGIVTFRQADIGEYLREEDTLFTT; from the exons ATGCGGCCCCTCACTGAACCCGAGACCAAAGTGCTCTTCGAGAAGCTCGCCACCTACTGCGGGAAAGGCATCGCGAACCTGATCGCCGACCCAGCAGGCGGCAACGACCGCAATGTCTTCCGC GGCTCAAGATGCTACTACGTGCGCGAATCGCTCGCTAACCTCGCCACCTCAGTCGCGCGCGACAACCTGCTCAGCCTGGGCATCTGTCTGGGAAAATTCACAAAAACGGGCAAATTCCGCCTGCACATCACCGCGCTGTCCGTGATCGCCCCGCACGCCCGCTACAAGGTCTGGGTCAAATCCAACGGCGAGATGCCCTTCCTGTACGGCGGCAACGTCCTCAAGGCCCACGTCGGCCGCTGGAGCGAAGACTGCCCTGAGCACCAGGGTGTTGTGGTTCTGAGCATGAACGACACCCCCCTGGGCTTTGGCGTCAGCGCGAGGAGTACCGCCGAGGCGAGGAAGCTGGATCCCACAGGCATTGTGACGTTCAGGCAGGCGGATATTGGGGAGTACTTGCGTGAGGAAGATACGCTGTTTACGACTTGA